Within the Saccharopolyspora gloriosae genome, the region GCGACCTGATGGAGGCGGCGGACGCCGCCGACTGCCTCCGAGTGATCGGCGATCACGAGGGCGACGGCCGATGGGTTCTGGGCGGCGGCTGGGACTCGGCGCACTTCCCGGGAGGTGCGCCGACCGCCGAGGCGCTCGACCGGGTCACCGGTTCCCGTCCGGCGTACCTGGTCAACCGCGATCATCACAGCGCGTGGGTGAACACGGCCGCGTTGCGGCTCGCGGGCGTGGACGCACAGACCCCTGATCCGCCGGACGGGTGGATCGAGCGGGACGCCCGCGGCCGCCCTGCCGGAACCTTGCACGAAGGCGCCGCCGATCTCGTCGCTCGCGCGCTGCCCGCCCCGGATCCGGACGAGTACCGGGCGGCGTTGCTGGAGGGGCAGCGGCTGCTGCACGCCCACGGCGTCACGGGGTGGCAGGACGCGATCGTCGGCGCCTACCTCGGGCACGCCGACATCCTCGACACCTATCGGACGCTCGACCGGACGGGCCTGCTGAGCGGACGCGTGCAGGGCGCGCTGTGGTGGGATCGCCGCCGCGGCCCGGAACAGGTGCCGGACCTGGTCGAACGCCGGGAGCTGGCACGCGGCGCCCGGTTCCGCGCGGACCACGTCAAACTGATGATCGACGGCGTGTGCGAGAACCGGACGGCGTCGATGGTGCGGCCTTACCTCGGCGAGCGGCGCAACGGACTCTCGCACTTGTCGGCCCCCGAACTCCGGGAGGTGGTCGGGCGGCTCGCCGCCGAGGGATTTTCGGTTCACTTCCACGCCGTGGGAGATCGTGCCGTGCGCGATGCGCTGGACGCCGTCGCCGCCGCACCGGGTTCCGGCCTGCGGCACCAGATCGCGCACGTGCAGGTGATCCGGACGGAGGACGTTGCACGGTTCCGGGAACTCGGGGTCACGGCGAACGTTCAGGAGGCTTGGGCGATCAACGACGGGGCGATGACCGAGCTGACGATTCCCAGGCTGGGCACCGAACGCGCCGCGCGCCAATACCCGTTTCGGTCCTTGCACGAGGCGGGGGCTCCCCTCGCGGCGGGCAGCGACTGGCCGGTTTCCGATATCGCGCCGCTGGCAGCGGTGCACGCCGCGGTGAATCGCTGCGAACCGGGCGGCGAGGCGGATCCTTTCCTGCCGGAGCAGTCGCTCGAACTCGGGGCCGCGCTCACGGCGCACACGCGCGGAAGCGCTCGGGCGAACGGGTTCGCGGCCGAGACCGGGTCGCTCGAACCGGGCAAGGCGGCCGATCTTGTGGTGCTCGATCGCGACCCGTTCTCCCTGCCCGGTCCGGAAATCGGGCGCACCCGAGTCGATCTGACCATTGTGGATGGTGCCGTGGTGCATCGGCGCTGAGTCACCCGATCGCTTGAAACACTCGCAGGCCGAGGTCGGCGATCCGATCGTGCACCGGGCTGCGTTCGGCGCCGCGACGGGATCGTTCGTCGGTGAGCTCGTCCACCAGCACCGCGACCACCGCGCGCGGCCGGTCGTCCCCGATCAACGCCACATCGTGGCGGGAACCCTGGATCTCGCCGGTCTTGTTCCAACACCGCGCCCCTTCCGGCAAGGAGGCGGGGAGCCGGTCTCGGATCTGCTGGCGGGACAGCACGTCCAGCGCGTGCACGGTGAGCTGCACCGGTAGCGCCCGGCCGGTCGCGAGCCGGTCCAGGATCCGCGCCTGGTCCAGCGCGCAAGTGCTGTTGCTCCCCGGCGCGTGCACGTCCATCAGCCGCCGTTCGACCTTGGTGGCGACGCAGCCGAGATCGGTGGCGCAGCTCGCGATCGCGGGGAACCCGACGGCATCGATCACCGCGTTCGTCGCGGCGTTGTCGCTGATGATGATCATGAGCGTGATCAGATCACCGACCGTGAGACGGTCCACGCCGGGCAGTTCGCGCAGCACCCCGGAGCCGCCCGCGCGTTGCGACGGAAGCGGGACGGTGGTGTCCAGCGTGAACCGTCCTTCGTGGACCGCCCGCAGTGCGGCGATCATGATGAGCACCTTGATCGTGCTGGCCGGATGCACCTCGCGGTCCGCTCCGGCCAGCACCGGAATCCGCTCGTCCAGGTCCCACGCGGCGAACCCGACGCGGCCGGGGAACTCTCGCCGGGCCTCGTCCAGCGAGGACTCCAGCCGTTCCGCGAAACCCATCCGACTCCCCCTCACAGCGTTCCGAGCACGGCGTGCGCGGCGGCGGCGTCCTGGATGCCGATTCCGACGCTGTTGTAGAACACCAGCTGCGCCGGGTCGGTCCGTCCCGGCGCGCGCCCGGTCAACACCTCGCCCAGCGAGCGAAGCCGTGCGCGGTCGGTGTCCCCGCGTTCCAGTGCGCGCACGATCGGCCCGGCGTGGTGGACGGCCGTGTCCACATCGTCGACGACGACCAGGTCGCAGCGCCGGACGAGTTCCTCGTCGACCTCGCGGCGGTGCGGTTCGAAGCTGCCGACCGACACCACCGTCGCGCCCGGCTCGACGAGGTCGGCGGTGATCACCGGTTCGGTGCTCAGCGTGCAGGCGGCGATGAGCGAGGCGCCGCGCACCGCCTGCTCCGCGGTGTCGGCGGCCCGCACGTCGACGCCCAGTTCGGCGGCGAGTTCGCGTGCGAGGGTCTCCCGCCGTTCGCGGTCCCTGCTGTGAATGCGCACTGTCCGCAGGGCGCGCACCCGGGCGATGGCGCGGACGTGCGCCCGGGCCTGCACCCCGGAACCGAGCACCGCCAGGCCTCCGGCCGATTCCGGCGCCAAGACGTCGATGGCGACCGCGCTGCCCGCCGCGGTGCGCAGCTCGGTCAGCGCGGTGCCCGCCATGACCGCCCGCACCTGGCCGTTCTCGGCGTCGAGCACCAGCACCGTCGCCGAGATCACCGGCAGCCCCAGCTCGGCGTTGCCCGGATGCGCGGACACGAGCTTGCTCACCGCGCCGTGCTCCGGGGACACGGTGCCGAGGTAGCCGAGCGCGGTTCCGGTGCCGCTGGGCACCGACGTCTTCCGGGCGAGCCGTGCGCGATCCTCGCCCAGCGCTGCGAACGCGGTGCGCTGCGAGCGGATCGCCGTGTCGAGGTCCAGCGCGGCGGTCACGTCCGCGTCCGTCCACGTGCTCGTCATTCGTGCCTCCCAGCTCGCTGCTCCCGCAACCTCGCACACGGTAGGCGGGCGGCAGTGGTGATCGTTGCTGAGCGATAGCTTCGCTGATGCTCAGAAACCCAGGAAATCACTCTTCTGATGCTCGATGTTCGAACGCCTGCGCGGTTACCGTGGGTTTCGTGACCGGGCGCACACATCAACTTCGTCCGGTCCGGCTCGCATCGGCCGCCCCTGCAGAACGACGACTCCCCGACCCGGCAGCCCGAAACCCTTGCGACCACCGGCCGTCCCAGGCCACGACGGTATTGAACGGAACGGACCGGTCGCGCTGCGATCCGCGATGTACCGGCCGCACAGCACACGCCCGCACGAACGAGGAAGAGGTGGACCACGGTGTCGACGACGGTGAGTTCGGTGATCGGAGCAGACCCGCTCGAGGCGGCCGCCGGAGCTGGATCCACGGAGTACCTGTCCCGGAACCCGGCCCGGCTGGACGACGTGGTCGCGCGGGTGGAGCTGGCGGGTCCGGAGACCGTGCGCGCGGCGGCGCACGCGGCCCGCACCGCGCAGCGGGAGTGGGCGCAGGTGCCCGCGCCGGTGCGCGGCCGGGTCGTCGCGGAGCTCGGCAGGCTGGTGGAGGCGAACAAGGAGTCGCTGGCCCGGTTGGTGACTCGCGAGATCGGCAAGCCCTACGCCGAAGCGCTCGGCGAGGTTCAGGAGATCGTCGACACCTGCGACTTCTTCCTCGGTGAGGGGCGCAGGCTCTACGGCCAGACCGTTCCGTCGGAGATGCCGGACAAGCAGCTGTTCACCTTCCGGGTGCCGGTGGGCGTCGCGATGGTGATCACGGCGGGCAACTTCCCGGTGGCGGTGCCGTCGTGGTACTTGGTCCCCGCCTTGCTGTGCGGTAACGCGGTGGTCTGGAAACCGGCCGAGTACGCCGCTGCGGCCGCACGGGCGGTGGCCGAACTGGCCTGGCGCGCGGGCGTTCCGCGAGGCGTGCTGAACCTCGTCTACGCCGACGGGGAGGCCACGTTCGACGGCTTGGAGTCCGCGTTGCGCGACGGTCTCGTCGACAAGGTCGGCTTCACCGGTTCCAGCGCGGTGGGATCGCGGGTCGGCGCGCTGTGCGGCAAGTACACGCAGAGTCCGTGCCTGGAACTCGGCGGGAAGAATCCGATGGTGGTCGCCGCGGACGCGGATCTCGACCTGGCGGTGGAGGGTGCGCTGTTCTCCGGCTGGGGCACCGCCGGTCAACGCTGCACTTCGCTGGGGAACCTGATCGTGCACCGCGACGTGCACGACGAGTTCGTCGGCAGGCTGGACCGAGCGCTGCGGACGGCCGCGATCGGCGATCCGGCCGGTGATGTGCTCTACGGTCCGCTGCTCGACCAGAAGTTCGCCGACGGCTTCGAATCGGTGCTGGACACCATCGCGGATCACCACCAGGTGCTGGGGTCCTCGGCGGTCGGCCGGATCAACGCCGCCGCTCCGCGCGAAGGGTTCCAGGGCGATCCGGAAGCGGGCTTGTTCTACCACCCGGTGCTGCTGGACGGGCTGCGTCCCGATGATCACGTGTTCACCCAGGAGACCTTCGGCCCGATCGTCGGTGTGAGCACCTTCGACGGTCTGGACGAAGCGATCGAGCTGGGCAACGCACCCGGTTACGGGCTTTCCGCGGCCGTCTACACCACCGATCCCGCCACGGCTTTCCGGTTCCGCCAGGGCACCGGCGCCGGGATGGTCAGCGTGAACAACTCGACTTCCGGGGCGGAGGCGCACCTTCCGTTCGGCGGAAACGGCCGCTCCGGCAACGGAAGCCGCCAGTCGGGCATCTGGGTGCTCGACCAGTTCACCCGCTGGCAGTCGTTGAACTGGGACTTCTCCGGGAAGTTGCAGAAGGCGCAGATGGACGTCGCCACCGTCGAACCGGACCGCGGCTATCGGTTGCCGCCCGAACTGGGCGGCACGTCGTGAGCCTGCCCGGCCGGGCCGAGGTCGTCGTGATCGGCGGCGGGGCGGTGGGCACCTCCATCGCCTTCCACCTCGCCGAAGCGGGAACGGCTGTGCTCCTGCTGGAACGCGATGAACTCGGCTCGGGCAGCACCGGCAAGGCCGCCGGCGGGGTGCGGGCGCAGTTCTCCGACCCCGTCAACATCGCGCTGGGCGCCCGCAGTCTGCAGGCGTTCGCGCGGTTCGCCGAACGGCCCGGCGGGGAGATCGACCTGCGCAGGCACGGCTACCTGTTCCTGCTCTCCGACGCCGCGGATGTGGTCGCGTTCGAGGATTCCGTGCGGCTGCAGAACGAACTCGGTGTTCCCAGCCGGATGCTCACCGCCCGCGAGGCGGGTGAGCTCTCGCCGCTGGTGTCCGTCGACGGCATCCTCGCCGGTGCCTTCTCCCCCACCGACGGCCACTGCACCCCGGATGGGGTCGTGCAGGGCTACGCGGCCGGAGTACGACGCTTCGGCGGCGGGATCCGTCGCCGATGCGCCGTCGAGGGCATCGAGCTGTCCGACGGCGAGATCACCGGTGTGCGCACCGATTCCGGGACGGTGGCCACGTCCACTGTGGTCTGCGCGGCCGGCGCCTGGTCGGCCGCAGTGGGCGCGATGGCCGGGTTGGACTTGCCGGTCCGGCCCCTGCGGCGGCAGATCCTGGTCACCGAACCGGTGCCCGGACTGCCTGCGCGGCTGCCGTTCACCATCGATTTCAGCACCGGTTTCTACTTTCACGACGAAGGCCCCGGCCTGCTGATGGGCATGCCGGATCCGGTCGAGACCGCCGACCCGCACACCGACGATCGCTGGCTCGACGGTCTCGCCGACACCGTGGCGCGGCGAGCCCCCGCGCTGTCCGCGATCGGGGCGGCACACCGCTGGGCCGGGTTGTACGAGTTGAGCCCGGACCACAACGCGCTCATCGGTGAGGCGACCGAGGTGAACCGCTTCCTCTACGCCACGGGGTTCTCCGGGCACGGTTTCCTGCAGAGCCCGGCCGTCGGTGAAGTGGTTCGTGACCTCGTCCTCGGCCGCCCGCCCGAGGTGGACATCGGCGGGCTGAGCGTCGACCGCTTCGCACGCGCAGCGCACCGCCCCGAACGCAATCTCGTCTGAACACCGCGGCCGCCCGATCGGCCGTCCCATCCGGATCGCACGCCCGCCCCGGATTACGCATGCTCCACCGGACCACGCAGGAGGCAGCTGTGAACGATCTGTTGCAGTCGGTCGACGAATGGGGACCCGAGAAGATCGTCTGCGTTTCCGATTCCCGCAGCGGCATGCGCGGTGTGCTCGTGGTCGACAACACGGCCCGTGGCACCGGCAAGGGCGGGATCCGGATGAGCCCGACGGTGAACGTCGCCGAGATCGCCAGGTTGGCCAGGGTGATGACGTGGAAGTGGGCGGCGGCCGACTTGTTCCACGGCGGCGCGAAGGCGGGCATCGTGGCCGACCCGTCGGCGCCCGGCAAGGAGCGGATCGTGCGCGCGTTCGCCCGGAAGCTCTCCGATCAGATTCCGGCCAGCTACGTCGCGGGCCTGGACATGGGCATGACCGAGCGGGACGCGGCGATCATCCAGGACGAGCTCGGCGATCGGGGCACCGCGGTGGGCGTCCCGGAAGTGCTGGGCGGGGTGCCCTACGACGAACTCGGCGTCACCGGTCATGGGGTGGTCGCGGCCCTTTCCGCCGCGCTGGAACTGCACGAGCGGCCGATGGCGGGAGTGCGCGTGGCGGTCCAGGGGTTCGGTGCCGTCGGTGCCGCGGCGGTTCGCCGGTTACACGAACTGGGCGCCCAAGTCGTCGCGTTGTCTACAGTGGACGGAGGAGTGCACGATGCAGACGGGCTCGACGTGCCGTCGTGGTTGGCGCGGCGTGCCGAGTACGGCGACGCGTGCGTGCAGGGGGCTCCGGCGGCGAAGCGCCTCGAGCGGGGCGAGGAGTTGCTGGTCGACTGTGACGTGCTGATACCCGCCGCAGGCCAGGACGTACTCGGAGAACGCGTCGCGGCCGGCGTTCGGGCCGACATCATCGTGGAGGGCGCGAACCTGCCGACCACGCCGGGTGCGCGTGCTGCGCTGGCGGCGCGCGGGGTCACCGTCGTGCCGGACTTCATCGCCAACGCGGGCGGTGCCATCGCCGCCGGGTTCGCGATGGACGCACGTCGTTCCGCGTTCCGCCCTGCGCCGGAACGCATCCTCGACGAGGTCGCCGAACGCTGCCGGGCCAACGCCCGGCTGGTGCTGCGAGCCGCGCGGGAACACGGGGTCGATCCGCACACCGCGGCCCTGGACACGGCGAAGAGCCGGGTCCGCGCCGCGATGGAGCTGCGAGGCCGGCTCGCGAGCGTCGAAGCCGAAACGATCGGTGCGGGCGGCTGATCACATGCTCAATCCGATCCACCTGCGCACCTTGCAGGAATGCGTGCGCACCGGCTCCTTCGCGGAGGCGGGGCGGGCATTGGGCTACACGGCGTCGGCGGTGTCCCAGCAGATGGCGCTGCTCGAACGTGCCGTCGGGGCTCCGCTGTTCGAGCGGTCTGCGCGCAGCGCCCGATGCACCGCGCTCGCGTCCCGGTTGTCGGAACGCAGCCGGGACGCCCTGGGCGCGCTCCAGTCCTTGGAGCGCGAGGTCCGCGCGATGGTCAGCGGCGAGGAGGGCAGTCTGCGGCTGGCCGGATTCGCCACCGCCAACGCCCGAATCCTGCCCGGCGTGCTGGCCGCCGTGATCGAACAGCGCCCGCACGCCGAACTGCAACTCGACGAGGGCGAACCGGACGAGGTCGTCGACAGCGTGCTCGACGGGGTGCTCGATGCGGCGGTGGTGTTCGAGTACGACCTGGACCCGCGGCAATGGCCCACCGA harbors:
- a CDS encoding FAD-binding oxidoreductase, with amino-acid sequence MSLPGRAEVVVIGGGAVGTSIAFHLAEAGTAVLLLERDELGSGSTGKAAGGVRAQFSDPVNIALGARSLQAFARFAERPGGEIDLRRHGYLFLLSDAADVVAFEDSVRLQNELGVPSRMLTAREAGELSPLVSVDGILAGAFSPTDGHCTPDGVVQGYAAGVRRFGGGIRRRCAVEGIELSDGEITGVRTDSGTVATSTVVCAAGAWSAAVGAMAGLDLPVRPLRRQILVTEPVPGLPARLPFTIDFSTGFYFHDEGPGLLMGMPDPVETADPHTDDRWLDGLADTVARRAPALSAIGAAHRWAGLYELSPDHNALIGEATEVNRFLYATGFSGHGFLQSPAVGEVVRDLVLGRPPEVDIGGLSVDRFARAAHRPERNLV
- a CDS encoding Glu/Leu/Phe/Val dehydrogenase, whose product is MNDLLQSVDEWGPEKIVCVSDSRSGMRGVLVVDNTARGTGKGGIRMSPTVNVAEIARLARVMTWKWAAADLFHGGAKAGIVADPSAPGKERIVRAFARKLSDQIPASYVAGLDMGMTERDAAIIQDELGDRGTAVGVPEVLGGVPYDELGVTGHGVVAALSAALELHERPMAGVRVAVQGFGAVGAAAVRRLHELGAQVVALSTVDGGVHDADGLDVPSWLARRAEYGDACVQGAPAAKRLERGEELLVDCDVLIPAAGQDVLGERVAAGVRADIIVEGANLPTTPGARAALAARGVTVVPDFIANAGGAIAAGFAMDARRSAFRPAPERILDEVAERCRANARLVLRAAREHGVDPHTAALDTAKSRVRAAMELRGRLASVEAETIGAGG
- a CDS encoding aldehyde dehydrogenase family protein; translated protein: MSTTVSSVIGADPLEAAAGAGSTEYLSRNPARLDDVVARVELAGPETVRAAAHAARTAQREWAQVPAPVRGRVVAELGRLVEANKESLARLVTREIGKPYAEALGEVQEIVDTCDFFLGEGRRLYGQTVPSEMPDKQLFTFRVPVGVAMVITAGNFPVAVPSWYLVPALLCGNAVVWKPAEYAAAAARAVAELAWRAGVPRGVLNLVYADGEATFDGLESALRDGLVDKVGFTGSSAVGSRVGALCGKYTQSPCLELGGKNPMVVAADADLDLAVEGALFSGWGTAGQRCTSLGNLIVHRDVHDEFVGRLDRALRTAAIGDPAGDVLYGPLLDQKFADGFESVLDTIADHHQVLGSSAVGRINAAAPREGFQGDPEAGLFYHPVLLDGLRPDDHVFTQETFGPIVGVSTFDGLDEAIELGNAPGYGLSAAVYTTDPATAFRFRQGTGAGMVSVNNSTSGAEAHLPFGGNGRSGNGSRQSGIWVLDQFTRWQSLNWDFSGKLQKAQMDVATVEPDRGYRLPPELGGTS
- a CDS encoding amidohydrolase, translated to MDATGSHTDALAVRDRRIVALGSADVDALITDRTEVIQLRGRLLLPGFQDAHAHPVFGGLLRLRCDLMEAADAADCLRVIGDHEGDGRWVLGGGWDSAHFPGGAPTAEALDRVTGSRPAYLVNRDHHSAWVNTAALRLAGVDAQTPDPPDGWIERDARGRPAGTLHEGAADLVARALPAPDPDEYRAALLEGQRLLHAHGVTGWQDAIVGAYLGHADILDTYRTLDRTGLLSGRVQGALWWDRRRGPEQVPDLVERRELARGARFRADHVKLMIDGVCENRTASMVRPYLGERRNGLSHLSAPELREVVGRLAAEGFSVHFHAVGDRAVRDALDAVAAAPGSGLRHQIAHVQVIRTEDVARFRELGVTANVQEAWAINDGAMTELTIPRLGTERAARQYPFRSLHEAGAPLAAGSDWPVSDIAPLAAVHAAVNRCEPGGEADPFLPEQSLELGAALTAHTRGSARANGFAAETGSLEPGKAADLVVLDRDPFSLPGPEIGRTRVDLTIVDGAVVHRR
- a CDS encoding serine hydrolase, producing the protein MGFAERLESSLDEARREFPGRVGFAAWDLDERIPVLAGADREVHPASTIKVLIMIAALRAVHEGRFTLDTTVPLPSQRAGGSGVLRELPGVDRLTVGDLITLMIIISDNAATNAVIDAVGFPAIASCATDLGCVATKVERRLMDVHAPGSNSTCALDQARILDRLATGRALPVQLTVHALDVLSRQQIRDRLPASLPEGARCWNKTGEIQGSRHDVALIGDDRPRAVVAVLVDELTDERSRRGAERSPVHDRIADLGLRVFQAIG
- a CDS encoding ornithine cyclodeaminase family protein, coding for MTSTWTDADVTAALDLDTAIRSQRTAFAALGEDRARLARKTSVPSGTGTALGYLGTVSPEHGAVSKLVSAHPGNAELGLPVISATVLVLDAENGQVRAVMAGTALTELRTAAGSAVAIDVLAPESAGGLAVLGSGVQARAHVRAIARVRALRTVRIHSRDRERRETLARELAAELGVDVRAADTAEQAVRGASLIAACTLSTEPVITADLVEPGATVVSVGSFEPHRREVDEELVRRCDLVVVDDVDTAVHHAGPIVRALERGDTDRARLRSLGEVLTGRAPGRTDPAQLVFYNSVGIGIQDAAAAHAVLGTL